The Clostridium chauvoei genome has a window encoding:
- a CDS encoding rhomboid family intramembrane serine protease, with amino-acid sequence MKKFEKVFYNLLTKEANFFMRDYYSNFHKENKWLGVLDLGEVILGVIVTSDSEEDINYREAKEYLAGAFDKPHILNSVVLVSGEYINNSPNKNKLIFSLKDRKILYCSETSKILIPIIEYMVKIDTSSKENLIKYKLTYSLILINILIYIISAIKSKNFIDIDIITLIELGAKVNLLINEGQIFRFITSAFLHGGIIHIIFNMMALKIIGVQVEQVYGRKKYAVIYFASAIGSSALSYILSPQSISVGASGAVFGLLGAMFMFGYKNRKNIGKEYMINIIQVIILNIAIGLTVPNIDNFGHIGGLIVGSLIAAVLFKRI; translated from the coding sequence ATGAAAAAATTTGAAAAAGTATTTTATAATTTATTAACAAAAGAAGCTAATTTCTTTATGAGAGATTATTATAGTAATTTTCATAAAGAAAATAAGTGGCTAGGAGTTTTAGATCTTGGAGAAGTAATTTTAGGTGTTATAGTAACATCTGATAGTGAAGAAGATATAAACTACAGAGAAGCAAAGGAATATTTAGCTGGGGCTTTTGATAAGCCCCATATTTTAAATTCAGTTGTACTAGTTTCAGGAGAGTATATAAATAATTCTCCTAATAAAAATAAATTAATATTTTCCTTAAAAGATAGAAAAATACTTTATTGTAGTGAAACATCTAAAATATTAATACCTATTATAGAATATATGGTGAAAATAGATACATCTTCTAAAGAGAACTTAATTAAATATAAATTAACTTACTCTTTGATTTTAATAAATATATTAATTTATATAATATCTGCAATTAAATCTAAGAACTTTATAGATATAGATATAATTACATTAATAGAGCTTGGAGCTAAAGTTAATCTTTTAATAAATGAAGGACAAATTTTTAGATTTATAACTTCTGCTTTTTTACATGGAGGAATTATACATATTATATTTAATATGATGGCATTAAAGATAATAGGTGTACAAGTAGAACAGGTATATGGAAGAAAAAAATATGCAGTAATTTATTTTGCTTCAGCAATTGGAAGTTCAGCATTAAGTTATATACTTTCACCACAAAGCATATCAGTTGGAGCTTCAGGGGCAGTTTTTGGTCTTTTAGGAGCCATGTTTATGTTTGGTTACAAAAATAGAAAAAATATAGGGAAAGAATATATGATTAATATTATACAAGTAATAATATTAAATATAGCTATTGGATTAACGGTTCCTAATATAGATAATTTCGGGCATATTGGAGGATTAATAGTTGGAAGTTTAATAGCA
- the pepF gene encoding oligoendopeptidase F codes for MSESKVLKKRDEIKEEYKWKVNKIFKTDEEWEKAFQELKDKAPNLKNYEGKLDNAESILEYLKLYVDIGIKAETIYVYAHLRCDEDTSNSKYQGMMNRVDAYMAEFSTYTAYFVPEILTLSEDFIRDCMEKLPELKMYDFFFEDIFKEKPHILSKSEEELLASVSDCLSAPEAIHNMLTNADMKFGDILDEEGHKIELTEGNYSSFIKSKDRNVRKAAFETLYKEYKGFENTLATALTSSIKNFNFSAKVRKYKNALDASLSPNDIPQEVYKNAIKTINDNIASLHRYVSLKKKLLGLDEMHMYDLYVPVIEIKKDHIEFDKAVNIAVEGLNPLGDEYLKIFKNGIEDGWIDIYQNKGKRGGAYSWGGYSTMPYVLLNYNYELNDVSTLVHEMGHSIHSYYSRKEQPYIYAGYTLFCAEVASTTNEALLIHHLINKETDKNRKLYLINQELEQIRTTVFRQLMFAEFELYTHETLERGNSLTSDDYNKAWHDLNVKYFGEDMVVDEAIDAEWSRIPHFYSDFYVYQYATGYAAASAFAKSILDGEKDAVEKYIGFLKSGGSDYPINILKKAGVDMTTSKPLEATIERFNELLDMLDKEI; via the coding sequence ATGAGTGAAAGTAAGGTTCTTAAAAAGAGAGATGAGATTAAAGAGGAATACAAGTGGAAAGTAAATAAGATATTTAAAACAGATGAAGAATGGGAAAAGGCATTTCAAGAGCTAAAAGATAAAGCTCCTAATTTAAAAAATTATGAAGGTAAATTAGATAATGCAGAAAGTATTTTAGAGTATCTTAAGCTTTATGTTGATATTGGAATAAAAGCTGAAACTATTTATGTTTATGCACATTTAAGATGTGATGAGGATACTTCAAATTCAAAATATCAAGGAATGATGAATAGAGTCGATGCTTATATGGCAGAGTTTTCAACATACACAGCGTATTTTGTACCAGAAATTTTAACTTTATCAGAAGACTTTATAAGAGACTGTATGGAAAAATTACCAGAACTTAAAATGTATGATTTTTTCTTCGAAGATATCTTCAAAGAAAAACCACATATTTTAAGTAAGAGTGAAGAGGAACTTTTAGCAAGCGTATCAGATTGCTTATCAGCTCCAGAAGCTATTCATAATATGTTAACTAATGCAGATATGAAATTTGGTGATATATTAGATGAAGAAGGTCATAAGATTGAATTAACAGAAGGGAATTATTCATCATTTATAAAAAGTAAGGATAGGAATGTAAGAAAAGCTGCCTTTGAAACTTTATATAAAGAATATAAAGGTTTTGAAAATACATTAGCAACAGCATTAACAAGTTCAATTAAGAATTTTAACTTTAGTGCTAAAGTAAGAAAATATAAAAATGCTTTAGATGCATCTTTAAGTCCTAATGATATACCTCAAGAAGTATATAAAAATGCTATAAAAACTATAAATGATAATATAGCTTCTTTACACAGATATGTATCATTAAAGAAAAAATTATTAGGTTTAGATGAGATGCATATGTATGATTTATATGTTCCTGTTATAGAAATTAAAAAGGATCATATAGAATTTGATAAAGCTGTAAATATAGCAGTAGAAGGTCTTAATCCACTAGGAGACGAGTATTTAAAGATATTTAAAAATGGAATTGAAGATGGATGGATAGATATATATCAAAATAAAGGTAAAAGAGGTGGAGCTTACTCTTGGGGTGGATATAGTACAATGCCATATGTACTATTAAATTATAATTATGAACTAAATGATGTATCAACTCTTGTACATGAAATGGGTCATTCAATTCATTCTTATTATTCAAGAAAAGAGCAACCATATATTTATGCTGGATATACATTATTCTGTGCAGAAGTTGCTTCAACAACTAATGAAGCATTACTTATACATCATTTAATAAATAAAGAAACTGATAAAAATAGAAAATTATATTTAATAAATCAAGAATTAGAGCAAATAAGAACTACTGTATTTAGACAATTAATGTTTGCAGAATTTGAATTATATACTCATGAAACACTAGAAAGAGGAAATTCACTTACTTCAGATGATTATAATAAAGCATGGCATGATTTAAATGTTAAATATTTCGGGGAAGATATGGTCGTTGATGAAGCTATAGATGCAGAATGGTCAAGAATACCTCATTTTTACTCTGATTTTTATGTTTATCAATATGCTACAGGATATGCAGCAGCATCAGCCTTTGCTAAGTCTATATTAGATGGAGAAAAAGATGCTGTAGAAAAATACATTGGATTCTTAAAGAGTGGAGGAAGTGATTACCCTATAAACATTCTTAAGAAGGCAGGAGTAGATATGACTACTTCAAAGCCATTAGAAGCAACAATAGAAAGGTTTAATGAACTTTTAGATATGTTAGATAAAGAAATTTAA
- a CDS encoding DUF6762 family protein, producing the protein MDFSSLVLMEKNKETGFITKELGSFEVSEGALYVKKLFVLDNIVNLYFDTNKDVEEWEYSAIYDLFNHESFEESGFTIEEDLEEYNPTFIIKFDYDEDYMVIKEKLGKCVSLIEESMEKVFKDIIGKEQEYI; encoded by the coding sequence ATGGATTTTTCAAGCTTAGTATTAATGGAAAAAAATAAGGAAACAGGATTTATAACAAAAGAATTAGGAAGTTTTGAGGTTTCAGAGGGAGCATTATATGTTAAAAAGTTATTTGTGTTAGATAATATAGTTAATTTATATTTTGATACAAATAAAGATGTAGAAGAATGGGAATACTCTGCAATATATGATTTATTTAATCATGAATCATTTGAAGAAAGTGGATTTACAATAGAAGAGGATTTAGAAGAATATAACCCAACATTTATCATAAAATTTGATTATGATGAAGATTATATGGTTATAAAAGAAAAGCTAGGAAAATGTGTTTCTTTAATAGAAGAATCCATGGAAAAAGTATTTAAAGATATTATAGGCAAAGAACAAGAATATATTTAG
- a CDS encoding metal ABC transporter ATP-binding protein, giving the protein MININNLCFSYTNKTPYLLNNVNLSIPKGAYISVVGENGSCKTTLIKLILGLLSPTSGSIEIETNSIGYVPQRLDSFNSQFPITVTEVLECHVKTLKNKNSNITSALKQVNMYDFKNSLLGNLSGGQQQRILIARSLMGNPEVIILDEPSTGVDENNQKEIYGILNKLNQFDHKTIISIEHNINIALKYSTHILKVHNGTVKLYTVKDYIKFRNEDSFLDDAI; this is encoded by the coding sequence ATGATTAATATAAACAATTTATGTTTTTCATATACTAATAAAACACCTTATTTACTTAATAATGTTAATTTAAGTATTCCTAAAGGTGCTTATATTTCAGTTGTTGGTGAAAATGGAAGCTGTAAAACTACCCTTATAAAATTAATTTTAGGCCTTCTTTCTCCGACTTCTGGCTCTATTGAGATTGAAACTAACTCTATAGGTTATGTTCCTCAAAGATTAGATTCTTTTAATTCTCAATTTCCAATAACAGTTACTGAAGTATTAGAATGTCATGTAAAAACATTAAAAAATAAAAATTCAAATATAACTTCAGCTTTAAAGCAAGTTAATATGTATGATTTTAAAAATTCTCTTCTCGGAAATTTATCCGGAGGACAACAACAAAGAATATTAATTGCACGTTCTTTAATGGGAAATCCTGAAGTTATAATTCTAGATGAACCTTCCACTGGTGTAGATGAAAATAATCAAAAAGAAATTTATGGTATATTAAATAAACTAAATCAATTTGATCACAAAACTATTATATCTATAGAACATAATATAAATATAGCACTCAAATATTCAACTCACATACTTAAAGTACATAATGGGACAGTTAAGTTATATACTGTAAAGGACTATATTAAATTCAGAAATGAAGATTCCTTTTTAGATGATGCTATATAA
- a CDS encoding metal ABC transporter permease codes for MFQLEFMQNAFMASLIISILCPFIGLFLVLRRYSMIGDTLSHSSFAGVAIGLVIGVNPIMTAFLFTTLCALIIEFLRDYYKKYAELVMSLVLTFSLGIAIILISSGKASAKVNSYLFGSILTVSTSDIILISIIGIICLITLILLYNKLVYITFDEEGAKVSGIKVKLINYIFTLLVGATISMSIRIMGILVISSIMVVPVATAMQLKKSFKTTLIYSIIFGFLDIMLGLILSYYVNSAPGGTIAITSVFTLICVILFDRFKK; via the coding sequence ATGTTTCAATTAGAATTTATGCAAAATGCCTTTATGGCAAGCTTAATTATTTCTATATTATGTCCTTTCATAGGACTTTTTTTAGTGTTAAGAAGATACTCGATGATTGGTGATACCCTATCTCATTCTTCCTTTGCAGGGGTAGCTATCGGACTAGTTATAGGAGTTAATCCAATAATGACAGCATTTTTATTTACTACATTATGTGCTCTTATTATAGAATTTTTACGAGATTATTATAAAAAGTATGCAGAGCTTGTAATGTCATTAGTCTTAACATTTAGTTTAGGTATTGCAATTATACTTATTAGTAGCGGTAAAGCTTCTGCTAAAGTTAATTCTTATCTATTTGGAAGTATTTTAACAGTAAGTACAAGCGATATAATTTTAATTTCAATTATCGGTATAATTTGCTTAATAACTTTAATACTTTTATATAATAAACTTGTTTACATAACCTTCGACGAAGAAGGCGCTAAAGTTTCTGGAATTAAAGTTAAGCTTATAAACTACATATTTACTTTACTAGTAGGTGCGACAATTTCTATGTCAATTAGAATTATGGGGATTTTAGTTATATCTTCTATTATGGTTGTTCCTGTTGCAACTGCTATGCAGCTAAAAAAGAGCTTTAAAACAACATTAATCTATTCAATTATATTTGGATTTTTAGATATAATGTTAGGCTTAATATTATCTTATTATGTAAATAGTGCTCCAGGAGGTACTATAGCTATTACTTCTGTATTTACACTTATATGTGTTATACTATTTGATAGATTTAAAAAATAA
- a CDS encoding Fur family transcriptional regulator has protein sequence MEWTTFLKDRDIKVTKGRIALLNILENSESGLTADDLYEECKKQGKNLNLSTIYRSLELFEEKNVIKKTVLTDGPAVYSMKKESHEHILKCNICHKSVRVPCPIEQIEEIIKKQVGFSLTEHKLEMKGICDKCKK, from the coding sequence ATGGAATGGACAACTTTTCTAAAAGATAGAGATATAAAAGTAACAAAAGGTAGAATAGCTTTACTTAATATATTAGAAAATTCAGAGAGTGGATTAACAGCAGATGATTTATATGAAGAATGTAAGAAGCAAGGGAAAAATTTAAACTTAAGTACAATATATAGAAGTTTGGAATTATTTGAAGAGAAAAATGTTATTAAAAAAACAGTTCTTACTGATGGGCCAGCTGTATATTCTATGAAAAAAGAAAGTCATGAGCATATACTAAAATGTAATATTTGTCATAAATCAGTAAGGGTTCCATGTCCAATAGAGCAAATAGAAGAAATAATAAAAAAACAAGTTGGATTTAGTTTAACAGAGCATAAGCTTGAAATGAAAGGTATATGTGATAAGTGTAAAAAATAA
- a CDS encoding manganese efflux pump MntP family protein — MGVKEVIFIGIAMAMDAFGLSISLGINPILKRENKIGFILSFAFFQFLFIFIGGLAGLIFDTYIASIPNLIGGLIIGIIGIIMIIEGFKKDDRDDTFLIKKCMYIILGVSVSIDALVVGFTVFHHIISGVLLIVDSIMVGLITLLMCLIGFYICRYIRRIDFACKYSGFLGGIILMAFAIKMIFF; from the coding sequence ATGGGTGTAAAAGAGGTAATCTTTATAGGGATTGCAATGGCTATGGATGCCTTTGGTCTTAGTATAAGTTTAGGAATAAATCCGATTCTAAAGAGAGAAAATAAAATAGGATTTATTTTATCTTTTGCCTTCTTTCAATTTCTGTTTATATTCATAGGTGGATTAGCAGGTTTGATTTTTGATACATATATAGCAAGTATTCCTAATTTAATTGGAGGACTTATTATAGGAATCATAGGAATCATAATGATAATAGAAGGTTTTAAAAAAGATGATAGAGATGATACTTTTTTAATAAAAAAATGTATGTATATTATACTTGGAGTATCTGTTAGTATAGATGCATTAGTTGTTGGATTTACAGTATTTCATCATATAATATCAGGTGTATTATTAATAGTAGATTCTATAATGGTAGGTCTTATTACCTTACTTATGTGCTTAATAGGATTTTATATTTGTAGATATATAAGGAGAATAGATTTTGCATGTAAATACTCTGGTTTTTTAGGAGGAATAATTCTTATGGCTTTTGCTATAAAGATGATATTTTTTTAA
- a CDS encoding 6-phosphofructokinase — MANCIIAQSGGPTSVINSSVVGLLKGNKDLKAFDKVYGGLNGIEGILNGNIIDLSSLSDAEIETFRYTPSSGLGSCRYKMKKLEESTEEYDKLLEILKAYDIKAFFYVGGNDSMDTIAKLSEYAKYTKIDIKFIGIPKTIDNDLMFTDHTPGFGSAAKFIATTTLETYLDSSVYINNGIFILETMGRDTGWLAAASCLAKIDGKQVADFIYLPEVAFDTIKFLNDVRQKFNEQNKVFIVVSEGLKNANGEFITEVQSQTHDNFGHAQLGGIGSYLKKLIIDSGITKRVKSLELGVLQRCAIHCASHTDLTESFEAGYSALKFAIEGNSGYMVAIKRYSNSPYSTSHFLIEADKVANNVKYFPIEWINKDCNNLTEEAFNYLNPLIDGFPSLVFEDTMPKFKTFNK; from the coding sequence ATGGCAAATTGTATAATCGCACAATCAGGTGGCCCAACTTCTGTTATCAATTCAAGTGTTGTAGGCTTATTAAAAGGAAATAAAGATTTAAAAGCTTTCGATAAAGTTTATGGAGGCTTAAATGGTATTGAAGGTATATTAAATGGTAATATAATAGATTTGTCCTCTTTAAGTGATGCAGAAATAGAAACTTTTAGATATACACCTTCCTCTGGATTAGGTTCTTGTAGATATAAAATGAAAAAATTAGAAGAGTCCACAGAAGAATACGATAAACTTCTAGAAATACTAAAAGCTTATGATATAAAAGCATTCTTTTATGTAGGTGGAAATGATTCTATGGATACAATTGCAAAACTTAGTGAGTATGCTAAATATACTAAAATTGATATTAAATTTATAGGAATTCCTAAAACTATAGATAATGATTTAATGTTTACAGATCATACTCCTGGTTTTGGAAGTGCTGCTAAATTTATTGCAACTACTACTCTTGAAACATATTTAGATTCATCTGTTTATATAAATAATGGAATATTTATATTAGAAACTATGGGTAGAGATACTGGTTGGCTTGCAGCTGCTTCTTGTCTTGCTAAAATTGATGGTAAACAAGTTGCAGACTTTATATACTTACCAGAAGTAGCTTTTGATACTATTAAATTTCTTAATGATGTAAGACAAAAATTTAATGAACAAAACAAAGTATTTATAGTTGTATCTGAAGGGCTTAAAAATGCTAATGGAGAATTCATAACAGAAGTTCAATCTCAAACACATGATAATTTTGGACATGCTCAACTAGGTGGAATAGGTTCATATCTAAAAAAATTAATTATCGATTCTGGAATAACAAAAAGAGTAAAATCCCTTGAACTTGGCGTTTTACAAAGATGTGCTATACATTGTGCATCTCATACTGATTTAACAGAATCCTTTGAAGCTGGTTATTCTGCATTAAAATTTGCTATTGAAGGTAACAGTGGCTATATGGTTGCAATTAAAAGATATTCCAATTCACCTTACTCAACATCACATTTTTTAATTGAAGCTGATAAAGTTGCAAATAATGTTAAATACTTTCCAATAGAATGGATAAACAAAGATTGTAACAACTTAACTGAAGAAGCATTTAACTATTTAAATCCTTTAATAGATGGATTTCCTAGCTTGGTTTTTGAAGATACTATGCCAAAATTTAAAACTTTTAATAAATAA